The genomic stretch CAGACGAATAGCTGTTCCGTCCTCGATCTTCTCCGCCTCGGCGCGCGCTACCTCAGCCATTTCCCACCGCCTCCGCTCTTGATTGCTCGACGTTGCCGAGCTTCGCGGCGAGCATTCCCCGCAGCGGCTTCGCCAGTTGCCTGACCGGCAATTGCTCGAGCAGCTCGTCCATGAACCCGAGTGCGATCAGCCGGTCCGCGACCCGCGGCGGCACACCTCGGCTCTCGAGGTAGAACCGCTGATCGTCGGCGATCGGACCGACGGCGGATGCGTGGCTGCAGCGGACGTCGTTGTCCTCGATCTCGAGGTTCGGGACCGAGTCCGCGTGCGCACCTTCGTGCAGGACGAGGTTGCGGTTGGTCTGCATCGCATTTGTCCCGGCGGCGCCCTTGTCCACTCGGATCAGGCCGCTGTACACCGAGTGCGAGTTGTCGGAGACGACCCCCTTGTAGAGCAGCTCCGACTGGGTCTTCGCTGCGGCGTGGTGCTGCACCGTGCGGAAGTCGTGCATCTGAGACCCGGAACCGAAGTACAAGGCGAGCAACCGCCCGTTCGCCCCTGGCGCGACGAGCGAAGACTCCGTCCGCAGCCTTGCGTATTCGCCTCCGAGGGTCACGGCTGCCGACACGAACGTCGCGTCTCGGCCGACCGTGCTCGACTGCGAGGCGATCTCCCACGCCGTGCCGTCGAGAAGCTGGACCTGCGTGTACGTCAGGCGCCCTGCGTCCGAGACATCCAGACGCGCCACCGGTGCAACGAAAGCGCCGTGGCCGCCCTCGAGGATCTCGATCACGTTGAGCTCGGCCAGGCGGGCCACCTCTACGCTGATGCGAGGGAACACCGCCCTGGGGCCGTCACCGACGTGGTGCACGACCACGACGGTGCCCGCCGCCGAACTCGCCGGCGCCTTCAGCTGCAGCCAGCTTGATGCGAACGCGCGGTTGAGGGTGGCGTAGGGGTCCGGATCCTGCCCGGCAAGGGTAGCCGGCGGTGTCTCGCCGTCAGCGAGGTCCGATATCTCGACAGTTGCCTCTCCGGCGACGGAGGCCAACCTGCCGTCCACCGTGCGGACCAGGGTCGCTTCGGCGCCGGCAGCGCCCACCAGCTCCGCTAGCAGCCCGCCCAGATCAGGTGCGGGTGCCCCATCCGTAGCGGGCATGTATCTGCCCAGGTCCAGATCGGCGATGCGGCTGTAGCGCCACTCCTCGAGCGCGTCCGTCGGCATATCGGCGCCGGCGAACGCCTCGACCGCTGACTGCCGCCCGGCACGCAACCATGCCGGACCTCCGAGCGCGGTGGCAGATTCGACGGTGAAAGCGGACAGAGCAACTCCCTGGGGACCCGGGTGTGGAACGCCGGCCGGGGCCGGCGACACACCAGTTTACGGGCTCGAGGGGTGGTTGGGCCCATCCGGCTCCGGAGACGAGGGCCCACCGGCGGGATCCGCGGGGATGTCGACCACGACGCGCGAATGGTCGTCTTTGTCGTAGTGCACCTTGACGGTGCCCCCGACCTTGACCCTGGCCCGCGCCTCCTGGGTGGGGAACGCGACACGGGTGGTGACCTCGAACGGATCTCCGTCCGCCGGAGTGATCTCGACGGTCAACCGGCTCCGGGTGACCGGCCCGATCGTCCGCTCGTCGACCACCGAGATGATCTTGGCATCGGTCTGCTCGCCGGTGCGGAGAAGATCGGGAGGGTTGACATCGGTCTCCCCCACCGCCGGCTCGGCGCTCGGCGGCGGCACGTCAGACGCCGCCGGCTGTGGCTTCCGCTCGCGGGTGCGCTTGGGCGCCGACGGGCTTCGTGCCGGTCGCGCCGGAGGTGAGACACGCGTTCCTTGCATCGTCTGCTGGCTCTGCATGGCCAGGCTCAGGCCGATCACGACGATTACCAGCACGACGGTCAGCGCGACTGCTCCGGTCACACCGGCGATGCTACCCCCGGTCGTACCCGGCGGGCGGGCGCCGCCGGTAAGCCTCAGCCGACCGAGCCCTCCATCTGCAGCTCGATCAGGCGGCTCCACTCGACCGCGTACTCCATGGGAAGCGTCCGGGTGACGGGCTCGATGAAGCCGTTGACGATCATGCTCATCGCCTGCTGCTCGGAAAGGCCCCTGCTCATCAGGTAGAAGAGCTGATCGTCGCCCACCTTGGAGACGGTTGCCTCGTGGCCGACCTGCGCGTCCTGTTCACCGAACTCGATGTAGGGGTAGGTGTCGCTCCGCGAGAGATCGTCGAGGAGAAGCGCGTCGCAGCGAACGAAGCTCTTCGACTTCTTCGCGCCTTCCTCGAAGCGGACCAGCCCGCGGTAGGAGGTACGGCCGGCATCCTTCGAGATGGACTTGGAGATGATCGTCGACGTGGTCTCCGGTGCCGCGTGCACCATCTTCGCCCCGGCGTCTTGGTGCTGGCCCTGACCGGCGTACGCCACCGACAGCACCTCTCCGGAGGCCTTGGGGCCCATCAGGTAAACCGCGGGGTACTTCATCGTCAGGCGGCTTCCGATGTTGCCGTCGATCCATTCCATGTGGGCTTCGGTGTCGCAGCGGGCCCGCTTGGTAACGAGGTTGTAGACGTTGTTGGACCAGTTCTGGATGGTCGTGTAGGTGACCCGGCTGGATTGCTTGCAGATGATCTCCACGACCGCGGAGTGCAGCGAGTCGGTGGTGTACACGGGTGCCGAGCACCCCTCGATGTAGTGAACCTGTGCGCCCTCGTCGGCGATGATCAGGGTGCGCTCGAACTGGCCCATGTTCTCCGCGTTGATGCGGAAGTACGCCTGTAGCGGCATGTCCACTTTCACGCCGGGTGGGACATAGATGAAGCTCCCGCCCGACCACACGGCCGTGTTCAACGCGGCGAACTTGTTGTCGTTGGCCGTGATGACGGTGCCGAAGTACTGCTTGACGAGGTCGGGGTACTCACGCAGCGCCGTGTCCATGTCGCAGAACAGGACCCCCTGCGCCTCGAGGTCCTCCCGGTTCTTGTGGTAGACGACTTCGCTTTCGTACTGCGCGGTTACGCCGGCGAGGTACTTGCGCTCGGCCTCTGGGATGCCGAGCTTGTCGTAGGTGGCCTTGACCGACTCCGGCAGCTGGTCCCATGCGCTGACCTGCTTGTCGATCGGCTTGATGTAGTAGTAGATGTCCGAGAAGTCGATCCCGGACATGTCCCCGCCCCAGGTCGGCATAGGCCGGCGCTGGAAGTAGCGCAGCGCCTTGAGCCGGCGCTGGGTAACCCAATCCGGCTCACCTTTCATCCACGACATCTCGCGGACGGTCTCCTCGGACAGCCCCTTCTTCGGTTTGAAGACGTAGAAGTCCTCGACATCGCTCCAACCGAGCTTGTAACGCCCGAGATCCAGGTCCGAGGTTGTTGCCATACGGCGATTCCTTCCCAGGGAGACGGGGGATTTCTCCTATCCCGATAGTAACAACCCCTGAGAGGTAGCCGGTAGGTGATCTGCCGAAATTCGGGCGAATCAGACAGCCACAGTGTCGGGCGCGCCGGCGGGACCGTCCGCCAGCACGGCGAGGGCGGTGGTCAGCCTGCGACCCTCGGCGTTGTCGGTCAGCCAGCGCCGGGTGGACACGTAGGCCGCCAGGGAAACCCTTCCCCGCACGCGAGCGTCCATCGGGTTGAAACCCATCGCGGCGG from Acidimicrobiales bacterium encodes the following:
- a CDS encoding SufD family Fe-S cluster assembly protein, with the protein product MSPAPAGVPHPGPQGVALSAFTVESATALGGPAWLRAGRQSAVEAFAGADMPTDALEEWRYSRIADLDLGRYMPATDGAPAPDLGGLLAELVGAAGAEATLVRTVDGRLASVAGEATVEISDLADGETPPATLAGQDPDPYATLNRAFASSWLQLKAPASSAAGTVVVVHHVGDGPRAVFPRISVEVARLAELNVIEILEGGHGAFVAPVARLDVSDAGRLTYTQVQLLDGTAWEIASQSSTVGRDATFVSAAVTLGGEYARLRTESSLVAPGANGRLLALYFGSGSQMHDFRTVQHHAAAKTQSELLYKGVVSDNSHSVYSGLIRVDKGAAGTNAMQTNRNLVLHEGAHADSVPNLEIEDNDVRCSHASAVGPIADDQRFYLESRGVPPRVADRLIALGFMDELLEQLPVRQLAKPLRGMLAAKLGNVEQSRAEAVGNG
- the sufB gene encoding Fe-S cluster assembly protein SufB, producing the protein MATTSDLDLGRYKLGWSDVEDFYVFKPKKGLSEETVREMSWMKGEPDWVTQRRLKALRYFQRRPMPTWGGDMSGIDFSDIYYYIKPIDKQVSAWDQLPESVKATYDKLGIPEAERKYLAGVTAQYESEVVYHKNREDLEAQGVLFCDMDTALREYPDLVKQYFGTVITANDNKFAALNTAVWSGGSFIYVPPGVKVDMPLQAYFRINAENMGQFERTLIIADEGAQVHYIEGCSAPVYTTDSLHSAVVEIICKQSSRVTYTTIQNWSNNVYNLVTKRARCDTEAHMEWIDGNIGSRLTMKYPAVYLMGPKASGEVLSVAYAGQGQHQDAGAKMVHAAPETTSTIISKSISKDAGRTSYRGLVRFEEGAKKSKSFVRCDALLLDDLSRSDTYPYIEFGEQDAQVGHEATVSKVGDDQLFYLMSRGLSEQQAMSMIVNGFIEPVTRTLPMEYAVEWSRLIELQMEGSVG